In a genomic window of Streptomyces koelreuteriae:
- a CDS encoding protein kinase domain-containing protein encodes MAQQQRAQGPSEPEATGGGMSDAPEVWGNGGLVGDGRYRLTHRLGRGGMAEVFAAEDVRLGRTVAVKLLRSDLAEDPVSKARFTREAQSVAGLNHHAIVAVYDSGEDIVGGQPLPYIVMELVEGRTIRDLLLNAEAPGPEQALIIVSGVLEALAYSHQHGIVHRDIKPANVIITHNGAVKVMDFGIARALHGAQSTMTQTGMVMGTPQYLSPEQALGKAVDHRSDLYATGCLLYELLSLRPPFTGETPLSVVYQHVQDIPTPPSEASDVCPPELDGMVMRSLAKEPDDRFQTAEEMRGLVQYALQMLYDQGGHTGTWNTGPVDMHEGRHTPSGGFAHTAVMGHPGDVSGTAQIPSPILPAGYGGGDDGGFEGRGNKGSGRGKLWILAVLAVIAVAAGVALALQNTGGGTKKPTDDKKSPTVSQTEEKKTPSETPSDEETDGPTDTSTDDGTGTGSGGGGWTPSYTPSYTPSPTTPETPTDQPTEEPTTAEPTGEPTGEEPTDPETPPDETGGTEGGTAGVVAGAEG; translated from the coding sequence ATGGCACAGCAGCAGCGCGCTCAGGGCCCGTCCGAACCCGAGGCGACTGGCGGCGGCATGTCGGACGCGCCGGAGGTCTGGGGTAACGGCGGGTTGGTCGGGGACGGCCGGTACCGGCTGACCCACAGACTCGGCCGGGGCGGCATGGCAGAGGTGTTCGCCGCGGAGGACGTCCGCCTCGGGCGCACCGTCGCCGTCAAGCTGCTCCGCTCCGACCTCGCCGAGGACCCGGTGTCCAAGGCGCGCTTCACACGCGAGGCCCAGTCGGTGGCGGGCCTCAACCACCACGCGATCGTCGCCGTGTACGACTCCGGCGAGGACATCGTCGGCGGCCAGCCGCTCCCCTACATCGTGATGGAGCTGGTCGAGGGCCGCACCATCCGCGACCTCCTGCTGAACGCCGAGGCGCCGGGCCCCGAACAGGCCCTGATCATCGTCTCGGGCGTCCTGGAGGCGCTCGCCTACTCGCACCAGCACGGCATCGTGCACCGCGACATCAAGCCCGCCAACGTCATCATCACGCACAACGGCGCCGTGAAGGTGATGGACTTCGGCATCGCCCGCGCCCTGCACGGCGCGCAGTCGACGATGACGCAGACCGGCATGGTCATGGGCACCCCGCAGTACCTGTCCCCGGAGCAGGCCCTCGGCAAGGCCGTCGACCACCGCTCCGACCTGTACGCCACGGGCTGCCTGCTCTACGAACTGCTCTCGCTGCGCCCGCCGTTCACCGGCGAGACCCCGCTGTCGGTGGTCTACCAGCACGTCCAGGACATCCCGACGCCGCCGTCGGAGGCCTCCGACGTCTGCCCGCCGGAGCTGGACGGCATGGTCATGCGCTCCCTCGCCAAGGAGCCCGACGACCGCTTCCAGACGGCCGAGGAGATGCGCGGACTCGTCCAGTACGCGCTCCAGATGCTCTACGACCAAGGCGGCCACACCGGCACCTGGAACACCGGCCCCGTCGACATGCACGAGGGCCGGCACACCCCGTCGGGCGGCTTCGCCCACACGGCCGTGATGGGCCACCCCGGTGATGTCTCCGGCACCGCGCAGATCCCCTCCCCGATACTCCCCGCCGGCTACGGCGGCGGGGACGACGGCGGCTTCGAGGGCCGCGGCAACAAGGGCAGCGGCCGCGGCAAGCTGTGGATCCTGGCCGTGCTCGCGGTGATCGCCGTGGCGGCGGGCGTCGCCCTGGCGCTGCAGAACACCGGCGGCGGCACGAAGAAGCCCACCGACGACAAGAAGTCGCCGACCGTCTCGCAGACGGAGGAGAAGAAGACTCCGAGCGAGACGCCGAGCGACGAGGAGACGGACGGGCCCACCGACACGTCGACGGACGACGGCACCGGCACGGGCTCCGGCGGCGGTGGATGGACCCCGTCGTACACCCCGTCCTACACGCCGTCCCCGACCACTCCCGAGACGCCCACGGACCAGCCGACGGAGGAGCCGACCACCGCGGAGCCGACCGGCGAGCCGACGGGCGAGGAGCCCACGGACCCGGAGACGCCGCCGGACGAGACCGGTGGCACCGAGGGCGGCACGGCCGGCGTCGTCGCCGGCGCGGAGGGCTGA
- a CDS encoding Stk1 family PASTA domain-containing Ser/Thr kinase, producing the protein MSQDGAHGQYAGRALASGRYQLRDLLGQGGMASVHLAYDSVLDRQVAIKTLHTELGREQAFRERFRREAQSVAKLTHTNIVSVFDTGEDSLDGMTTPYIVMEYVEGRPLGSVLDEDVTRQGAMPADKALKITADVLAALEISHEMGLVHRDIKPGNVMMTKRGVVKVMDFGIARAMQSGVTSMTQTGMVVGTPQYLSPEQALGRGVDARSDLYSVGIMLFQLVTGRLPFEADSPLAIAYAHVQEEPPVPSTINRALPPAVDALIARALKKNPNERFPSSESMRDECLRVAASFQAAPPSIVPGTQAPSGAGVGSAVFPPVDQAPPAASGQVQTPYQPTPPPNPYGTPAPPAPSPAYGYPQQGGYQTPHPGAYSPQPGPSTPPPYNLTPQGAPAAQGGGKSNKPVIIGSVVVAVLAVGGLVAALLMNSGGEDDQGGGGGGASASASASKKPGYRGPDTTKTIDSEECTEPEESYNDPDKIQIPDFKFMNIASVKSCAQAAGWQVSVKNVDENTYGQGTVMNQFPSKGTDVDPDDMPIIELNVSTGNPSS; encoded by the coding sequence ATGAGCCAGGACGGCGCACACGGGCAGTACGCGGGGCGGGCGCTCGCCAGTGGCCGCTATCAGCTGCGTGACCTCCTCGGCCAGGGCGGCATGGCCTCGGTGCACCTCGCGTACGACAGCGTGCTCGACCGACAGGTCGCGATCAAGACACTTCACACCGAGCTCGGCCGGGAGCAGGCCTTCCGCGAGCGGTTCCGCCGCGAGGCCCAGTCCGTGGCCAAGCTCACGCACACCAACATCGTCTCGGTCTTCGACACCGGCGAGGACAGCCTCGACGGCATGACGACGCCGTACATCGTCATGGAGTACGTCGAGGGCCGCCCGCTCGGCTCGGTCCTCGACGAGGACGTGACGCGGCAGGGCGCGATGCCCGCCGACAAGGCGCTGAAGATCACAGCGGATGTGCTGGCCGCGCTGGAGATCAGCCACGAGATGGGCCTGGTCCACCGCGACATCAAGCCGGGCAACGTGATGATGACCAAGCGCGGTGTGGTCAAGGTCATGGACTTCGGCATCGCCCGCGCCATGCAGTCCGGTGTGACGTCGATGACGCAGACCGGCATGGTCGTCGGCACCCCGCAGTACCTCTCGCCGGAACAGGCCCTCGGCCGCGGTGTGGACGCACGCTCCGACCTGTACTCGGTCGGCATCATGCTGTTCCAACTGGTCACCGGGCGGCTGCCGTTCGAGGCGGACTCGCCGCTGGCCATCGCGTATGCACACGTCCAGGAGGAACCGCCGGTTCCGTCCACGATCAACCGCGCGCTGCCGCCGGCCGTGGACGCGCTGATCGCCCGGGCGCTGAAGAAGAATCCGAACGAGCGTTTCCCCAGCTCCGAGTCCATGCGCGACGAGTGCCTGCGGGTGGCGGCGTCCTTCCAGGCCGCCCCGCCGAGCATCGTCCCGGGCACCCAGGCGCCGAGCGGCGCGGGCGTCGGCTCGGCCGTGTTCCCGCCGGTCGACCAGGCGCCCCCGGCCGCCTCGGGCCAGGTCCAGACGCCGTACCAGCCGACCCCGCCGCCGAACCCGTACGGCACCCCCGCCCCGCCGGCGCCGTCCCCGGCGTACGGCTATCCGCAGCAGGGCGGCTACCAGACGCCGCACCCGGGCGCGTACTCCCCGCAGCCGGGTCCGTCGACACCGCCGCCGTACAACCTCACGCCCCAGGGCGCGCCCGCAGCTCAGGGCGGCGGCAAGAGCAACAAGCCGGTGATCATCGGTTCCGTCGTCGTGGCCGTCCTGGCCGTCGGCGGGCTGGTCGCGGCCCTGCTGATGAACAGCGGCGGCGAGGACGACCAGGGCGGCGGGGGCGGCGGCGCGAGCGCCTCGGCCTCGGCTTCCAAGAAGCCGGGCTACCGCGGGCCGGACACGACGAAGACGATCGACTCCGAGGAGTGCACGGAGCCGGAGGAGTCGTACAACGACCCCGACAAGATCCAGATCCCGGACTTCAAGTTCATGAACATCGCGTCGGTCAAGTCCTGCGCCCAGGCGGCCGGCTGGCAGGTCAGCGTCAAGAACGTGGACGAGAACACCTACGGCCAGGGCACGGTCATGAACCAGTTCCCGTCCAAGGGCACCGACGTCGACCCGGACGACATGCCGATCATCGAGCTCAACGTCTCGACGGGCAATCCGTCGTCCTGA
- a CDS encoding bacterial proteasome activator family protein, whose amino-acid sequence MEMPRNERSPESPQILVVGQDGMALGGGSGDEDSREIPVTEQVEQPAKVMRIGSMIKQLLEEVRVAPLDEASRVRLKEIHASSVKELEDGLAPELVEELERLSLPFTDEATPSDAELRIAQAQLVGWLEGLFHGIQTTLFAQQMAARAQLEQMRRALPPGVGDGLDEQHPGTRSGGPYL is encoded by the coding sequence ATGGAGATGCCGAGAAACGAACGGTCGCCGGAGAGCCCGCAGATCCTGGTCGTCGGCCAGGACGGCATGGCGCTCGGGGGCGGCAGCGGAGACGAGGACTCCCGCGAGATCCCGGTCACGGAACAGGTGGAGCAGCCCGCCAAGGTCATGCGGATCGGCAGCATGATCAAGCAGCTGCTCGAGGAAGTGCGTGTGGCGCCCCTGGACGAGGCCAGCCGGGTCCGGCTCAAGGAGATCCACGCCAGCTCGGTGAAGGAGCTGGAGGACGGTCTGGCGCCCGAGCTGGTCGAGGAGCTGGAGCGGCTCTCGCTGCCCTTCACGGACGAGGCGACCCCCAGCGACGCGGAACTGCGCATCGCTCAGGCGCAGCTCGTCGGCTGGCTCGAAGGGCTCTTCCACGGGATCCAGACGACGCTGTTCGCCCAGCAGATGGCCGCCCGCGCCCAGCTGGAGCAGATGCGCCGCGCCCTACCGCCGGGCGTCGGTGACGGCCTCGACGAGCAGCACCCGGGCACCCGTTCGGGCGGGCCGTACCTGTAG
- a CDS encoding PadR family transcriptional regulator: MSIRHGLLALLAAGPRYGSRLRTDFEARTGGTWPLNIGQVYTTLGRLERDGMVARQGVDEAGRELYALTEAGRTELRAWYARPVERASPPRDELAIKLVMAVGSDGVDVREVVEAQRRHVTQALHDHVRRRAEALARAPGHPQEMARLLVLEQLVFQAEAEVRWLDHCEARLLRLTREAEPPPDEQPGP, translated from the coding sequence ATGTCGATACGTCACGGGCTGCTGGCGCTCCTGGCGGCCGGCCCCCGCTACGGCTCACGCCTGCGCACCGACTTCGAGGCCCGTACCGGCGGGACCTGGCCGCTGAACATCGGGCAGGTCTACACGACGCTGGGCCGCCTGGAGCGGGACGGGATGGTGGCCCGGCAGGGCGTCGACGAGGCGGGCCGGGAGCTGTACGCGCTCACCGAGGCGGGCCGGACCGAGCTGCGCGCCTGGTACGCCCGCCCCGTGGAACGGGCCAGCCCGCCGCGCGACGAGCTGGCCATCAAGCTGGTGATGGCCGTCGGGTCGGACGGCGTCGACGTACGGGAGGTCGTCGAGGCCCAGCGCCGGCACGTGACGCAGGCGCTCCACGACCATGTGCGCCGACGGGCCGAGGCCCTGGCCCGCGCACCCGGGCACCCGCAGGAGATGGCCCGGCTGCTCGTCCTGGAGCAGCTCGTCTTCCAGGCGGAGGCCGAGGTCCGCTGGCTGGACCACTGCGAGGCCCGGCTGCTGCGTCTCACCCGTGAGGCGGAACCGCCCCCCGATGAGCAACCCGGGCCCTGA
- a CDS encoding NAD(P)H-quinone oxidoreductase, with product MYAITIPEPGGPEALVWDEVPDPVPGEGEVLLEVTAGAVNRADILQRQGFYDPPPGTPPYPGLECSGRIAGIGTGVSGWSVGDEVCALLSGGGYAEKVVVPAGQLLPVPEGVGLRQAAALPEVTCTVWSNVFMIAHLRPGETLLVHGGSSGIGTMAIQLAKAVGARVAVTAGTQEKLDRCAELGADILVNYREQDFVEEIRKATDGAGADVILDNMGAKYLERNVKALAVNGRLAIIGMQGGVKGELNIGALLTKRAAISATSLRARPLEEKAAIVAAVREHVWPLFSGGRLRPVIDRELPMPDAATAHQVLEDSGHIGKVLLIAPQGA from the coding sequence ATGTATGCGATCACGATTCCCGAACCCGGTGGGCCCGAGGCGCTGGTCTGGGACGAGGTCCCGGATCCCGTGCCCGGCGAGGGCGAGGTCCTGCTCGAGGTGACGGCCGGTGCCGTCAACCGGGCCGACATCCTGCAGCGGCAGGGCTTCTACGACCCGCCGCCCGGCACGCCCCCCTACCCCGGCCTGGAGTGCTCCGGGCGGATCGCCGGGATCGGCACCGGCGTCTCCGGCTGGAGCGTGGGCGACGAGGTGTGCGCGCTGCTCTCCGGCGGCGGTTACGCCGAGAAGGTGGTGGTCCCGGCCGGACAGCTGCTGCCCGTGCCCGAGGGCGTCGGGCTGCGGCAGGCCGCGGCGCTGCCCGAGGTGACCTGCACCGTCTGGTCGAACGTCTTCATGATCGCCCACCTGCGCCCGGGCGAGACCCTGCTCGTGCACGGCGGCTCCAGCGGCATCGGCACCATGGCGATCCAGCTCGCCAAGGCCGTCGGTGCCAGGGTCGCCGTCACGGCCGGCACCCAGGAGAAGCTGGACCGGTGCGCCGAACTGGGCGCCGACATCCTGGTCAACTACCGCGAGCAGGACTTCGTCGAGGAGATCAGGAAGGCCACGGACGGCGCCGGGGCCGACGTCATCCTCGACAACATGGGCGCCAAGTACCTGGAGCGCAACGTCAAGGCCCTCGCTGTCAACGGCCGGCTCGCGATCATCGGCATGCAGGGCGGCGTCAAGGGCGAGTTGAACATCGGCGCGCTGCTCACCAAGCGCGCCGCGATCAGCGCGACGTCCCTGCGGGCCCGTCCGCTGGAGGAGAAGGCGGCCATCGTCGCGGCCGTACGCGAACACGTCTGGCCCCTCTTCTCCGGCGGCCGGCTGCGCCCGGTCATCGACCGCGAACTCCCCATGCCGGACGCCGCCACCGCCCACCAGGTCCTGGAGGACAGCGGCCACATCGGCAAGGTGCTGCTGATCGCGCCGCAGGGGGCGTGA
- a CDS encoding ATP-binding cassette domain-containing protein, which produces MSTQTSGLAIETAGLVKTFGETRAVDGVDLSVPAGTVYGVLGPNGAGKTTTVKMLATLLRPDGGEAHVFGHDIVREADEVRARVSLTGQYASVDEDLTGTENLVLLGRLLGHHKKAARDRAAQLLEAFGLTEAAAKQVKHYSGGMRRRIDIAASILSTPDLLFLDEPTTGLDPRSRNQVWDIVRAVVAQGTTVLLTTQYLDEADQLASRIAVIDRGRVIAEGTKGELKSSVGAGSVHLRLRDPDQRVVAAELLRRTLDAKVQLEHDPVALTARLGTAASDDSAAQQASRALSELSTAGITVDNFSLGQPSLDEVFLALTGHDTHAPDRKAGSPSHDPKDEVAA; this is translated from the coding sequence ATGAGCACGCAGACGTCCGGCCTGGCGATCGAGACCGCGGGCCTGGTGAAGACGTTCGGCGAGACCAGGGCCGTCGACGGAGTCGACCTGTCCGTGCCCGCGGGCACGGTCTACGGCGTCCTCGGCCCGAACGGCGCCGGCAAGACCACCACCGTGAAAATGCTCGCCACACTCCTGCGGCCGGACGGCGGCGAAGCGCATGTCTTCGGCCACGACATCGTCCGCGAGGCGGACGAGGTGCGTGCCCGGGTGAGCCTCACCGGCCAGTACGCGTCGGTGGACGAGGACCTCACCGGCACCGAGAACCTGGTCCTGCTGGGCCGGCTGCTCGGTCACCACAAGAAGGCCGCCCGGGACCGCGCCGCCCAGCTTCTGGAGGCCTTCGGGCTGACGGAGGCCGCCGCGAAGCAGGTCAAGCACTACTCGGGCGGTATGCGGCGCCGCATCGACATCGCCGCGTCCATCCTCAGCACCCCCGACCTGCTGTTCCTCGACGAGCCGACGACGGGCCTCGATCCGCGCAGCCGCAACCAGGTGTGGGACATCGTGCGCGCCGTGGTCGCCCAGGGCACCACCGTGCTGCTGACCACGCAGTATCTGGACGAGGCCGACCAGCTGGCGTCCCGGATCGCCGTCATCGACCGCGGCCGGGTGATCGCCGAGGGCACCAAGGGCGAGCTGAAGTCGTCCGTCGGCGCCGGATCGGTCCATCTACGGCTGAGAGATCCGGATCAACGGGTCGTCGCGGCCGAGCTGCTGCGCCGGACCCTCGACGCGAAGGTGCAGCTGGAGCACGACCCGGTGGCCCTGACCGCCCGTCTCGGTACGGCGGCGAGCGACGACAGCGCGGCCCAGCAGGCGTCCCGCGCGCTGAGCGAGCTGTCCACGGCCGGGATCACCGTCGACAACTTCTCGCTGGGCCAGCCCAGCCTGGACGAGGTCTTCCTCGCCCTCACCGGGCACGACACACACGCCCCGGACCGCAAGGCCGGCTCCCCCTCCCACGACCCGAAGGACGAGGTGGCGGCATGA
- a CDS encoding ABC transporter permease produces MSTTTTTEAKELAPVSTESLAALLIAKERPSRPSAWSASMTFGWRAILKIKHVPEQLFDVTAFPIMMVLMYTYLFGGALAGSPEEYIQFLLPGILVMSVVMITMYTGVSVNTDIEKGVFDRFRTLPIWRPSTMVGYLLGDALRYTIASVVMLTVGMILGYRPDGGIAGVLAGIALLVLFSFAFSWIWTMFGLMLRTEKSVMGVSMMVIFPLTFLSNVFVDPTTMPGWLQAFVNNSPITHLASAVRGLMAGDWPADEVAWSLGWAGLFVLVFGPITMRLYNRK; encoded by the coding sequence ATGAGCACCACGACGACCACCGAGGCCAAGGAACTCGCCCCGGTCAGCACCGAGTCCCTCGCGGCCCTGCTCATCGCCAAGGAGCGGCCCTCGCGGCCCAGTGCGTGGTCGGCCTCGATGACCTTCGGCTGGCGGGCGATCCTCAAGATCAAGCATGTGCCGGAGCAGCTCTTCGACGTCACGGCGTTCCCGATCATGATGGTGCTGATGTACACGTACCTGTTCGGCGGGGCGCTGGCCGGCTCGCCGGAGGAGTACATCCAGTTCCTGCTGCCGGGCATCCTCGTGATGTCGGTCGTGATGATCACGATGTACACGGGTGTCTCGGTCAACACGGACATCGAGAAGGGCGTCTTCGACCGGTTCCGCACGCTGCCGATCTGGCGGCCGTCGACCATGGTCGGCTATCTGCTCGGCGACGCCCTGCGGTACACGATCGCGTCGGTCGTGATGCTCACCGTCGGCATGATCCTGGGCTACCGGCCGGACGGCGGGATCGCCGGTGTGCTCGCCGGGATCGCCCTGCTGGTGCTCTTCTCGTTCGCGTTCTCGTGGATCTGGACGATGTTCGGGCTGATGCTGCGCACCGAGAAGTCGGTGATGGGCGTCAGCATGATGGTGATCTTCCCGCTCACCTTCCTGTCCAATGTGTTCGTCGACCCGACGACCATGCCGGGCTGGCTCCAGGCCTTCGTGAACAACAGCCCCATCACCCATCTGGCGTCGGCGGTGCGCGGCCTGATGGCCGGCGACTGGCCGGCCGACGAGGTCGCCTGGTCGCTGGGCTGGGCCGGACTGTTCGTGCTGGTCTTCGGGCCGATCACGATGCGGTTGTACAACCGGAAGTGA
- a CDS encoding potassium channel family protein, with protein MKLPGQDAIARQADEQLVTQRVKLPRTVVEHPFRQVAKRLSVALLVLVITALVVYADRDGYNDNAGGGVDLLDSFYYATVTLSTTGYGDITPASDAARLTNILVITPLRVLFLIILVGTTLEALTERTRDEWRLTRWRSALRDHTVVIGFGTKGRSAIRTVCATGLKKEQVVVVDPSSKVVDAATAEGYAGIVGDATRSEVLKRAEVHKARQIIIATQRDDTAVLVTLTARQLNRGAKIVAAVREEENAPLLKQSGADAVITSASAAGRLLGLSVLSPSAGMVMEDLIQQGSGLDLVERPVVKAEVGKKPRETADLVVSVIRGHRVLGYDDPAIGTLELTDRLITIVRKTPATQVAPDIRPMPPMPRN; from the coding sequence GTGAAACTTCCGGGCCAGGACGCGATCGCCCGCCAGGCGGACGAGCAGTTGGTGACCCAACGGGTGAAACTCCCGAGGACCGTGGTGGAGCACCCGTTCCGCCAGGTCGCCAAGCGGCTGTCCGTGGCACTGCTGGTGCTCGTCATCACCGCGCTGGTCGTCTACGCCGACCGTGACGGTTACAACGACAACGCCGGCGGCGGTGTCGACCTTCTCGACTCCTTCTACTACGCCACCGTCACGCTCTCCACCACGGGCTACGGTGACATCACCCCCGCGAGCGATGCCGCCCGGCTCACGAACATCCTCGTCATCACGCCCCTGCGCGTGCTGTTTCTGATCATCCTGGTCGGCACCACCCTCGAGGCGCTCACCGAACGCACCCGCGATGAGTGGCGACTGACCCGCTGGAGGTCCGCGTTGCGAGATCACACCGTCGTCATCGGCTTCGGCACGAAGGGCAGGTCGGCGATCCGGACCGTCTGCGCGACGGGCCTGAAGAAGGAACAGGTCGTCGTGGTCGACCCCAGTTCCAAGGTCGTCGACGCCGCGACCGCCGAGGGCTACGCGGGCATCGTCGGGGACGCCACCCGCAGCGAGGTGCTGAAGCGGGCCGAGGTGCACAAGGCGCGCCAGATCATCATCGCGACCCAGCGCGACGACACCGCGGTGCTGGTGACGCTGACGGCCCGGCAGCTCAACCGCGGGGCGAAGATCGTGGCCGCGGTGCGCGAGGAGGAGAACGCGCCGCTGCTCAAGCAGTCCGGCGCCGACGCGGTCATCACCAGCGCCAGCGCCGCCGGCCGGTTGCTGGGCCTCTCCGTGCTCAGTCCCTCCGCCGGCATGGTGATGGAGGACCTCATCCAGCAGGGCAGCGGCCTCGACCTGGTCGAACGGCCGGTCGTCAAGGCCGAGGTGGGCAAGAAGCCGCGCGAGACCGCCGATCTGGTGGTCAGTGTCATACGCGGCCACCGGGTGCTCGGCTACGACGATCCGGCCATCGGGACGCTGGAGCTGACCGACCGGCTCATCACGATCGTGCGGAAGACACCGGCGACCCAGGTCGCCCCCGACATCCGTCCGATGCCGCCGATGCCCCGCAACTGA
- a CDS encoding molybdopterin molybdotransferase MoeA — protein MTPRGTRTGEDAEDLDVEEVLALVNNSNGTPQPDPAARGEKDSTPTPRQPDTRHRATPWPQARDIAERAARSAGRAAHREPVSVPLDAALGLTLATPLDALTDLPSFDTSAMDGWAVAGPAPWDVREEGVLAGHNAQAPLTDGEAVRIATGARIPADTTAVLRSEHGRTDDKGRLHATRGVAPGQDIRPRGQECRTGDQLLPVGTLVTPAVLGLAAAAGYDTVTAVPRARVEVLVLGDELLTEGLPHDGLIRDALGPMLPPWLRALGAEVTVVRRVRDDAYALRKAVTSSDADVIVTTGGTAAGPVDHVHPTLRRIGAELLVDGVKVRPGHPMLLARISETQHLVGLPGNPLAAVSGLLTLAEPLLRTLAARPAPEPYTLPLRDAVHGHPHDTRLVPVVLRGDQAVPLHYNGPAMLRGVAAADALAVVPPGGARPGQEAELLDLPWASAGIGVCFT, from the coding sequence ATGACCCCGCGCGGCACCCGCACCGGTGAGGACGCCGAAGACCTCGACGTCGAGGAGGTGCTCGCCCTCGTGAACAACAGCAACGGCACCCCCCAGCCCGACCCGGCCGCACGAGGTGAGAAGGACAGCACCCCGACCCCCCGGCAGCCGGACACCCGGCACCGGGCCACCCCCTGGCCACAGGCCCGGGACATCGCCGAGCGCGCCGCCCGGAGCGCCGGCCGGGCCGCCCATCGCGAGCCCGTCTCCGTGCCGCTCGACGCCGCCCTCGGCCTCACCCTGGCCACCCCCCTCGACGCCCTCACCGACCTGCCTTCCTTCGACACCTCCGCGATGGACGGCTGGGCGGTAGCCGGGCCCGCCCCCTGGGACGTACGGGAGGAGGGCGTCCTGGCCGGGCACAACGCGCAGGCGCCCCTGACCGACGGCGAGGCCGTCCGGATCGCCACCGGCGCCCGTATCCCCGCGGACACCACGGCCGTCCTGCGCAGCGAGCACGGCCGCACCGACGACAAGGGCCGACTGCACGCGACCCGGGGCGTCGCCCCCGGCCAGGACATCCGCCCCCGGGGCCAGGAATGCCGCACCGGCGACCAGCTCCTGCCCGTCGGCACCCTCGTCACCCCGGCCGTCCTCGGGCTCGCCGCGGCGGCCGGATACGACACGGTCACCGCCGTCCCCCGGGCCCGCGTCGAAGTCCTCGTCCTGGGCGATGAGTTGCTCACCGAGGGGCTGCCGCACGACGGTCTGATCCGGGACGCGCTCGGCCCGATGCTGCCGCCCTGGCTGCGCGCGCTCGGCGCCGAGGTCACCGTCGTACGACGCGTCCGCGACGACGCCTACGCCCTGCGCAAGGCGGTGACCTCGTCGGACGCCGATGTCATCGTCACCACCGGCGGCACCGCCGCGGGCCCCGTCGACCATGTCCACCCCACCCTGCGCCGTATCGGGGCCGAACTCCTCGTGGACGGCGTGAAGGTGCGCCCCGGCCATCCCATGCTGCTGGCCCGCATCTCGGAGACCCAGCACCTCGTCGGGCTGCCGGGCAACCCGCTCGCCGCCGTCTCCGGGCTGCTGACGCTCGCCGAGCCGCTGCTGCGGACCCTCGCGGCCCGCCCGGCCCCGGAGCCGTACACGCTGCCGCTCAGGGACGCCGTGCACGGGCACCCGCACGACACCCGGCTCGTGCCCGTCGTCCTGCGCGGCGACCAGGCCGTGCCGCTGCACTACAACGGCCCGGCCATGCTGCGCGGTGTCGCGGCGGCCGACGCGCTGGCCGTCGTGCCCCCGGGTGGCGCCCGGCCGGGGCAGGAGGCGGAACTGTTGGATCTGCCCTGGGCGTCCGCAGGAATCGGAGTGTGTTTCACGTGA
- a CDS encoding NTP transferase domain-containing protein — protein sequence MTPYEPPAAHDAVVLAGGAARRLGGADKPGVRVGGRALLDRVLAACGDARTTVVVAAPRPTARPVTWAREDPPGGGPLAALDAGLRHTTAEHVVVLSADLPFLQERTVGRLLDTLRGSAADGVLLTDPDGRDQPLVAAYRTRRLRETLALLAERHGSPHGLPLRRLTAELDLTRISDPVASFDCDTWDDIASARARIREHGHVLDEWISAVKDELGIDLDVDVKELLDLARDAAHGVARPAAPLTTFLVGYAAARAGGGPEAVSEASRKAVALAARWAEENTPRAPEAPEATGATGAPEAPEASEAPEARKAPGDRPGVAPDATPDATPDTRPDAG from the coding sequence GTGACCCCGTACGAGCCTCCCGCCGCCCACGACGCCGTCGTGCTCGCCGGCGGTGCCGCCCGGCGCCTCGGGGGCGCGGACAAACCCGGGGTGCGCGTCGGCGGGCGGGCCCTGCTCGACCGGGTGCTCGCCGCGTGCGGCGACGCCCGCACCACCGTCGTCGTCGCCGCGCCCCGGCCGACGGCACGGCCCGTGACCTGGGCACGCGAGGACCCGCCCGGCGGCGGACCGCTCGCCGCGCTCGACGCCGGACTCCGGCACACCACGGCGGAGCATGTCGTGGTGCTCTCCGCCGACCTGCCGTTCCTTCAGGAGCGGACCGTCGGACGGCTGCTGGACACGCTGCGGGGGAGCGCCGCCGACGGCGTGCTGCTGACCGACCCCGACGGCCGCGACCAGCCGCTCGTCGCCGCCTACCGCACCCGGCGGCTGCGCGAGACGCTCGCCCTGCTCGCCGAGCGGCACGGCTCTCCGCACGGACTTCCCCTGCGGCGTCTCACCGCCGAGCTGGACCTCACCCGCATCTCCGATCCCGTCGCGTCCTTCGACTGCGACACCTGGGACGACATCGCCTCCGCCAGGGCACGCATCAGGGAGCATGGGCACGTGTTGGATGAATGGATTTCCGCGGTCAAGGACGAGCTGGGGATCGACCTCGACGTCGATGTGAAAGAGCTGCTCGACCTCGCCCGCGACGCCGCCCACGGTGTGGCCAGGCCCGCCGCGCCACTGACCACCTTCCTCGTCGGCTACGCGGCCGCGCGGGCCGGCGGGGGCCCCGAGGCGGTCTCCGAAGCCTCCCGCAAGGCCGTCGCCCTCGCCGCCCGCTGGGCGGAGGAGAACACCCCGAGAGCCCCCGAAGCACCGGAAGCCACCGGAGCCACCGGAGCCCCCGAAGCCCCCGAAGCCTCCGAAGCACCGGAAGCCCGGAAAGCCCCGGGCGACCGGCCGGGCGTCGCCCCCGACGCGACGCCCGACGCCACGCCCGACACCCGCCCGGACGCCGGATGA